The Balaenoptera acutorostrata chromosome 15, mBalAcu1.1, whole genome shotgun sequence genome contains a region encoding:
- the ZG16 gene encoding zymogen granule membrane protein 16, whose amino-acid sequence MLTIAFLALLCASASASEVQARSSSFSGEYGGRGGKPFSHSRNQLHGPITAIRVRVNRYYIVGLQVCYGKVWSEYVGGKLGELKEIFLNPGESVVQVSGKYKNYLRKLVFVTDKFRFLTFGKDRGISFKAVPLYPNTVLRFISGRSSRSIINAIGFHWDVYPSEHENC is encoded by the exons ATGTTGACCATTGCTTTTCTTGCCCTTCTTTGTGCATCAGCCTCTGCCAGTGAGG TTCAGGCCAGGTCCTCCTCTTTCAGTGGAGAGTATGGAGGCCGTGGAGGAAAGCCATTCTCCCATTCTAGAAACCAGCTGCATGGCCCCATCACTGCCATTCGTGTCCGAGTTAACAGATACTACATCGTAGG TCTCCAGGTGTGCTACGGCAAGGTGTGGAGCGAATATGTGGGTGGCAAGTTGGGAGAGCTGAAGGAGATCTTTCTGAACCCTGGGGAATCAGTGGTCCAGGTGTCGGGAAAGTACAAGAACTACCTGAGAAAGCTGGTCTTTGTGACTGACAAGTTCCGCTTCTTGACTTTTGGGAAAGACAGAGGCATAAGTTTCAAAGCTGTCCCCTTGTACCCCAACACTGTGCTACGATTCATCAGTGGCCGATCTAGCCGATCCATTATCAATGCCATTGGCTTCCACTGGGATGTCTACCCCAGTGAACACGAGAACTGCTGA